One genomic region from Cucumis melo cultivar AY chromosome 9, USDA_Cmelo_AY_1.0, whole genome shotgun sequence encodes:
- the LOC103501679 gene encoding uncharacterized protein LOC103501679, translated as MASSSSSLQDTINYTITQEEFNMFHTIDRKLFSRMVFSLGREPDESVRVMGFWLWLEKNGEESSLVYKILGLPDVLVDALCDEAVMSLACIENDKFPFEPDSTVDVPLIQHVSKTPVSLRFFHLNRLGILRGVTKMCNDICNRAFLDILQALHTRRAISRAPAAVSIPAVQGEGGRGRVFEGRAPPVSKFFVPSIGFLGLRGEGSTAAIRSGMSSLELKSGKEEEEEEGEEEGEAIPADQRTIFLTFSKGYPISEDEVRDFFGRRYGDFIESIHMQEAHPPEQPLYARLVVKTESYIDLVLEARTKAKFSINGKHVWARKYVRKTPIRSSPRPSPPPSPSLRRAQYVRRPPIRSSLIPSSPPSPSLRHIRPPFNFPSSLAP; from the exons ATGGCTTCTTCTTCCTCGTCTCTGCAAGACACTATTAATTACACTATAACACAAGAAGAGTTCAACATGTTTCACACGATCGACCGAAAGCTTTTTAGTCGAATGGTTTTTTCCCTGGGTCGGGAGCCGGACGAGTCGGTTCGAGTGATGGGATTTTGGCTTTGGCTGGAAAAAAATGGTGAAGAGTCGAGTTTGGTTTACAAAATATTGGGTTTGCCAGACGTTTTGGTTGATGCACTTTGTGATGAAGCCGTCATGTCCTTGGCTTGTATAGAAAACGACAAATTCCCATTTGAACCGGATTCGACCGTAGATGTTCCTCTCATTCAACACGTTTCTAAAACTCCGGTTTCTCTCCGGTTCTTCCACCTAAACCGGCTCGGAATCCTCCGTGGCGTTACCAAGATGTGTAACGATATCTGCAATAGAGCCTTTCTTGATATTCTCCAAGCGCTTCATACACGGCGCGCGATATCACGCGCCCCCGCTGCCGTATCCATTCCGGCAGTTCAAGGCGAAGGCGGCCGTGGAAGGGTCTTTGAGGGCCGGGCTCCTCCGGTGAGTAAATTTTTTGTACCAAGTATTGGGTTTTTAGGGTTGAGGGGAGAGGGTTCGACGGCGGCGATTCGGAGTGGAATGAGTAGTTTGGAGTTGAAAAGtgggaaggaagaagaagaagaagaaggagaagaagaaggggaagcgATTCCGGCGGATCAAAGGACCATTTTTCTGACTTTCTCGAAAGGATACCCAATTTCTGAAGATGAAGTTAGAGACTTTTTTGgcag AAGATATGGGGATTTCATAGAGAGCATTCACATGCAAGAGGCACACCCACCGGAGCAACCGCTGTACGCCCGGCTCGTGGTGAAAACAGAGTCCTACATCGACCTCGTCCTCGAAGCAAGAACCAAGGCTAAATTTTCCATCAACGGTAAACACGTGTGGGCTCGAAAATATGTTCGTAAAACTCCAATCAGGTCCTCTCCCAGACCTTCTCCACCCCCATCTCCGTCACTTCGTCGAGCCCAATATGTTCGGAGACCTCCAATCAGGTCCTCTCTCATACCTTCTTCACCGCCATCTCCATCACTTCGTCACATTAGGCCTCCTTTCAACTTCCCGTCATCGCTCGCTCCCTGA
- the LOC103501682 gene encoding uncharacterized protein LOC103501682 isoform X2 encodes MKSSNTSLWPPRTYFQNLNPQVDVLNGHENRDSNSKCNLRMSLAWDSAFFTSPGVLEPEELFTALNSRNYDDVVNILGNEEHLLLSSQSLEPDTNNKAENYNYRKSLAWDNGFFTSEGVLNPLELAIVNNGLKKPESHLVSVIEDEVWRSVESNNACDSEGSSLSRLEMDLFEDIRASIPKPISSRFEPGRPASAEPRDSRTMMKAMPTCRKQSINKHGSKKIIKEIPTSPRMQLKHMGESREHYSSSSLKPFKTSKQISKNSTKIASSDEKHVKLGCRSAVSASAESLGKLKKPSLRQSLNSIHSSTQSFRSPLSHSTTLNASRRPPSEITIRKSPPTFRRRVNSRGSNILVAGASSTTPLMKTKAGKTEVGSSCQSTTPPSSWNGTPSPASSIDEWQLEFSSTSATQRINRGKRSPYSSLGSSLKENKNQESIVNRRQQKHHKEGNADTSSILREVKPSGLRMPSPKLGFFDVENMLELATDTDAKRDVGARRTRYTKLLSPRTQPSNDIRNRKNGATPVSFSTRKSNKSPTVKTYNKIVQCNQSTKIVSRYELDDNKENEFSLVDHQIEGLAKQVHSIALN; translated from the exons ATGAAAAGCTCCAATACCTCGTTATGGCCTCCAAGAACGTATTTCCAAAATCTCAACCCTCAG GTCGATGTTCTTAATGGGCATGAAAATAGAGATTCTAATTCCAAGTGCAATTTGCGCATGAGTCTTGCCTGGGATAGCGCCTTCTTTACGAGCCCAG GAGTACTGGAACCGGAGGAATTATTTACGGCCTTGAATTCAAGGAATTATGATGATGTGGTTAACATACTGGGGAACGAGGAACACCTTCTATTATCGTCTCAATCACTAGAACCAGACACTAATAACAAAGCTGAAAATTACAACTACCGTAAGAGCTTAGCTTGGGATAATGGATTTTTCACTAGCGAAG GAGTTTTGAACCCTCTAGAATTGGCCATTGTTAACAACGGTTTAAAGAAGCCTGAAAGCCATCTAGTTTCCGTTATTGAGGATGAAGTTTGGAGGTCTGTGGAGTCCAACAATGCCTGTGATAGTGAAGGTTCCTCATTAAGTAGACTTGAGATGGATCTTTTTGAAGACATAAGAGCATCTATCCCCAAACCAATTTCTTCAAGGTTTGAACCGGGAAGACCAG CTTCAGCCGAACCAAGGGATTCTCGAACTATG ATGAAGGCCATGCCAACTTGCAGAAAGCAGAGTATTAATAAGCATGGATCAAAGAAGATTATTAAAGAGATACCAACATCCCCAAGAATGCAG TTGAAACATATGGGTGAAAGTAGGGAACATTATTCATCTTCATCCCTCAAACCATTCAAGACCTCAAAGCAGATTTCAAAAAATTCAACTAAGATAGCTTCCTCGGATGAAAAGCATGTCAAACTTGGATGCAGGTCTGCAGTTTCGGCTTCGG CAGAAAGTTTGGGGAAGTTGAAGAAACCAAGTTTAAGGCAGTCGTTAAATTCCATCCATAGCTCAACTCAGTCATTTAGATCACCTCTATCACACAGTACAACATTGAACGCCAGTCGCCGCCCTCCGTCTGAGATAACCATTCGGAAATCACCTCCAACTTTTAGAAGAAGAGTTAACTCCCGAGGTTCGAATATACTTGTCGCTGGTGCATCATCAACAACTCCATTGATGAAGACGAAGGCAGGCAAGACGGAAGTGGGAAGTTCTTGCCAGTCCACCACACCACCATCCTCATGGAATGGGACACCATCACCAGCAAGCTCAATTGATGAATGGCAATTAGAGTTTTCATCGACCTCTGCAACTCAAAGAATTAATAGAGGCAAACGTAGTCCATATTCCAGTCTTGGAAGTTCTCTAAAAGAGAACAAGAATCAAGAATCGATAGTAAATCGACGACAACAAAAACACCATAAAGAAGGCAATGCTGATACATCAAGTATATTGAGAGAAGTAAAACCATCAGGCCTGAGAATGCCGTCGCCGAAACTCGGCTTTTTTGACGTG GAAAATATGTTAGAGTTGGCTACTGATACTGATGCCAAGCGGGATGTTGGTGCACGTCGTACTCGTTATACTAAGCTTCTTTCTCCTAGAACTCAACCCAGCAACGATATTCGGAATCGTAAAAACGGAGCAACACCGGTGTCCTTCTCAACCAGAAAAAGTA
- the LOC103501682 gene encoding uncharacterized protein LOC103501682 isoform X3, whose amino-acid sequence MASKNVFPKSQPSANSNIRNKVDVLNGHENRDSNSKCNLRMSLAWDSAFFTSPGVLEPEELFTALNSRNYDDVVNILGNEEHLLLSSQSLEPDTNNKAENYNYRKSLAWDNGFFTSEGVLNPLELAIVNNGLKKPESHLVSVIEDEVWRSVESNNACDSEGSSLSRLEMDLFEDIRASIPKPISSRFEPGRPASAEPRDSRTMMKAMPTCRKQSINKHGSKKIIKEIPTSPRMQLKHMGESREHYSSSSLKPFKTSKQISKNSTKIASSDEKHVKLGCRSAVSASESLGKLKKPSLRQSLNSIHSSTQSFRSPLSHSTTLNASRRPPSEITIRKSPPTFRRRVNSRGSNILVAGASSTTPLMKTKAGKTEVGSSCQSTTPPSSWNGTPSPASSIDEWQLEFSSTSATQRINRGKRSPYSSLGSSLKENKNQESIVNRRQQKHHKEGNADTSSILREVKPSGLRMPSPKLGFFDVENMLELATDTDAKRDVGARRTRYTKLLSPRTQPSNDIRNRKNGATPVSFSTRKSNKSPTVKTYNKIVQCNQSTKIVSRYELDDNKENEFSLVDHQIEGLAKQVHSIALN is encoded by the exons ATGGCCTCCAAGAACGTATTTCCAAAATCTCAACCCTCAG CAAATTCAAATATCCGAAACAAGGTCGATGTTCTTAATGGGCATGAAAATAGAGATTCTAATTCCAAGTGCAATTTGCGCATGAGTCTTGCCTGGGATAGCGCCTTCTTTACGAGCCCAG GAGTACTGGAACCGGAGGAATTATTTACGGCCTTGAATTCAAGGAATTATGATGATGTGGTTAACATACTGGGGAACGAGGAACACCTTCTATTATCGTCTCAATCACTAGAACCAGACACTAATAACAAAGCTGAAAATTACAACTACCGTAAGAGCTTAGCTTGGGATAATGGATTTTTCACTAGCGAAG GAGTTTTGAACCCTCTAGAATTGGCCATTGTTAACAACGGTTTAAAGAAGCCTGAAAGCCATCTAGTTTCCGTTATTGAGGATGAAGTTTGGAGGTCTGTGGAGTCCAACAATGCCTGTGATAGTGAAGGTTCCTCATTAAGTAGACTTGAGATGGATCTTTTTGAAGACATAAGAGCATCTATCCCCAAACCAATTTCTTCAAGGTTTGAACCGGGAAGACCAG CTTCAGCCGAACCAAGGGATTCTCGAACTATG ATGAAGGCCATGCCAACTTGCAGAAAGCAGAGTATTAATAAGCATGGATCAAAGAAGATTATTAAAGAGATACCAACATCCCCAAGAATGCAG TTGAAACATATGGGTGAAAGTAGGGAACATTATTCATCTTCATCCCTCAAACCATTCAAGACCTCAAAGCAGATTTCAAAAAATTCAACTAAGATAGCTTCCTCGGATGAAAAGCATGTCAAACTTGGATGCAGGTCTGCAGTTTCGGCTTCGG AAAGTTTGGGGAAGTTGAAGAAACCAAGTTTAAGGCAGTCGTTAAATTCCATCCATAGCTCAACTCAGTCATTTAGATCACCTCTATCACACAGTACAACATTGAACGCCAGTCGCCGCCCTCCGTCTGAGATAACCATTCGGAAATCACCTCCAACTTTTAGAAGAAGAGTTAACTCCCGAGGTTCGAATATACTTGTCGCTGGTGCATCATCAACAACTCCATTGATGAAGACGAAGGCAGGCAAGACGGAAGTGGGAAGTTCTTGCCAGTCCACCACACCACCATCCTCATGGAATGGGACACCATCACCAGCAAGCTCAATTGATGAATGGCAATTAGAGTTTTCATCGACCTCTGCAACTCAAAGAATTAATAGAGGCAAACGTAGTCCATATTCCAGTCTTGGAAGTTCTCTAAAAGAGAACAAGAATCAAGAATCGATAGTAAATCGACGACAACAAAAACACCATAAAGAAGGCAATGCTGATACATCAAGTATATTGAGAGAAGTAAAACCATCAGGCCTGAGAATGCCGTCGCCGAAACTCGGCTTTTTTGACGTG GAAAATATGTTAGAGTTGGCTACTGATACTGATGCCAAGCGGGATGTTGGTGCACGTCGTACTCGTTATACTAAGCTTCTTTCTCCTAGAACTCAACCCAGCAACGATATTCGGAATCGTAAAAACGGAGCAACACCGGTGTCCTTCTCAACCAGAAAAAGTA
- the LOC103501682 gene encoding uncharacterized protein LOC103501682 isoform X1 translates to MASKNVFPKSQPSANSNIRNKVDVLNGHENRDSNSKCNLRMSLAWDSAFFTSPGVLEPEELFTALNSRNYDDVVNILGNEEHLLLSSQSLEPDTNNKAENYNYRKSLAWDNGFFTSEGVLNPLELAIVNNGLKKPESHLVSVIEDEVWRSVESNNACDSEGSSLSRLEMDLFEDIRASIPKPISSRFEPGRPASAEPRDSRTMMKAMPTCRKQSINKHGSKKIIKEIPTSPRMQLKHMGESREHYSSSSLKPFKTSKQISKNSTKIASSDEKHVKLGCRSAVSASAESLGKLKKPSLRQSLNSIHSSTQSFRSPLSHSTTLNASRRPPSEITIRKSPPTFRRRVNSRGSNILVAGASSTTPLMKTKAGKTEVGSSCQSTTPPSSWNGTPSPASSIDEWQLEFSSTSATQRINRGKRSPYSSLGSSLKENKNQESIVNRRQQKHHKEGNADTSSILREVKPSGLRMPSPKLGFFDVENMLELATDTDAKRDVGARRTRYTKLLSPRTQPSNDIRNRKNGATPVSFSTRKSNKSPTVKTYNKIVQCNQSTKIVSRYELDDNKENEFSLVDHQIEGLAKQVHSIALN, encoded by the exons ATGGCCTCCAAGAACGTATTTCCAAAATCTCAACCCTCAG CAAATTCAAATATCCGAAACAAGGTCGATGTTCTTAATGGGCATGAAAATAGAGATTCTAATTCCAAGTGCAATTTGCGCATGAGTCTTGCCTGGGATAGCGCCTTCTTTACGAGCCCAG GAGTACTGGAACCGGAGGAATTATTTACGGCCTTGAATTCAAGGAATTATGATGATGTGGTTAACATACTGGGGAACGAGGAACACCTTCTATTATCGTCTCAATCACTAGAACCAGACACTAATAACAAAGCTGAAAATTACAACTACCGTAAGAGCTTAGCTTGGGATAATGGATTTTTCACTAGCGAAG GAGTTTTGAACCCTCTAGAATTGGCCATTGTTAACAACGGTTTAAAGAAGCCTGAAAGCCATCTAGTTTCCGTTATTGAGGATGAAGTTTGGAGGTCTGTGGAGTCCAACAATGCCTGTGATAGTGAAGGTTCCTCATTAAGTAGACTTGAGATGGATCTTTTTGAAGACATAAGAGCATCTATCCCCAAACCAATTTCTTCAAGGTTTGAACCGGGAAGACCAG CTTCAGCCGAACCAAGGGATTCTCGAACTATG ATGAAGGCCATGCCAACTTGCAGAAAGCAGAGTATTAATAAGCATGGATCAAAGAAGATTATTAAAGAGATACCAACATCCCCAAGAATGCAG TTGAAACATATGGGTGAAAGTAGGGAACATTATTCATCTTCATCCCTCAAACCATTCAAGACCTCAAAGCAGATTTCAAAAAATTCAACTAAGATAGCTTCCTCGGATGAAAAGCATGTCAAACTTGGATGCAGGTCTGCAGTTTCGGCTTCGG CAGAAAGTTTGGGGAAGTTGAAGAAACCAAGTTTAAGGCAGTCGTTAAATTCCATCCATAGCTCAACTCAGTCATTTAGATCACCTCTATCACACAGTACAACATTGAACGCCAGTCGCCGCCCTCCGTCTGAGATAACCATTCGGAAATCACCTCCAACTTTTAGAAGAAGAGTTAACTCCCGAGGTTCGAATATACTTGTCGCTGGTGCATCATCAACAACTCCATTGATGAAGACGAAGGCAGGCAAGACGGAAGTGGGAAGTTCTTGCCAGTCCACCACACCACCATCCTCATGGAATGGGACACCATCACCAGCAAGCTCAATTGATGAATGGCAATTAGAGTTTTCATCGACCTCTGCAACTCAAAGAATTAATAGAGGCAAACGTAGTCCATATTCCAGTCTTGGAAGTTCTCTAAAAGAGAACAAGAATCAAGAATCGATAGTAAATCGACGACAACAAAAACACCATAAAGAAGGCAATGCTGATACATCAAGTATATTGAGAGAAGTAAAACCATCAGGCCTGAGAATGCCGTCGCCGAAACTCGGCTTTTTTGACGTG GAAAATATGTTAGAGTTGGCTACTGATACTGATGCCAAGCGGGATGTTGGTGCACGTCGTACTCGTTATACTAAGCTTCTTTCTCCTAGAACTCAACCCAGCAACGATATTCGGAATCGTAAAAACGGAGCAACACCGGTGTCCTTCTCAACCAGAAAAAGTA
- the LOC103501682 gene encoding uncharacterized protein LOC103501682 isoform X4 has product MKETSSSIQAQVDVLNGHENRDSNSKCNLRMSLAWDSAFFTSPGVLEPEELFTALNSRNYDDVVNILGNEEHLLLSSQSLEPDTNNKAENYNYRKSLAWDNGFFTSEGVLNPLELAIVNNGLKKPESHLVSVIEDEVWRSVESNNACDSEGSSLSRLEMDLFEDIRASIPKPISSRFEPGRPASAEPRDSRTMMKAMPTCRKQSINKHGSKKIIKEIPTSPRMQLKHMGESREHYSSSSLKPFKTSKQISKNSTKIASSDEKHVKLGCRSAVSASAESLGKLKKPSLRQSLNSIHSSTQSFRSPLSHSTTLNASRRPPSEITIRKSPPTFRRRVNSRGSNILVAGASSTTPLMKTKAGKTEVGSSCQSTTPPSSWNGTPSPASSIDEWQLEFSSTSATQRINRGKRSPYSSLGSSLKENKNQESIVNRRQQKHHKEGNADTSSILREVKPSGLRMPSPKLGFFDVENMLELATDTDAKRDVGARRTRYTKLLSPRTQPSNDIRNRKNGATPVSFSTRKSNKSPTVKTYNKIVQCNQSTKIVSRYELDDNKENEFSLVDHQIEGLAKQVHSIALN; this is encoded by the exons ATGAAAGAAACCTCATCCTCTATACAGGCACAA GTCGATGTTCTTAATGGGCATGAAAATAGAGATTCTAATTCCAAGTGCAATTTGCGCATGAGTCTTGCCTGGGATAGCGCCTTCTTTACGAGCCCAG GAGTACTGGAACCGGAGGAATTATTTACGGCCTTGAATTCAAGGAATTATGATGATGTGGTTAACATACTGGGGAACGAGGAACACCTTCTATTATCGTCTCAATCACTAGAACCAGACACTAATAACAAAGCTGAAAATTACAACTACCGTAAGAGCTTAGCTTGGGATAATGGATTTTTCACTAGCGAAG GAGTTTTGAACCCTCTAGAATTGGCCATTGTTAACAACGGTTTAAAGAAGCCTGAAAGCCATCTAGTTTCCGTTATTGAGGATGAAGTTTGGAGGTCTGTGGAGTCCAACAATGCCTGTGATAGTGAAGGTTCCTCATTAAGTAGACTTGAGATGGATCTTTTTGAAGACATAAGAGCATCTATCCCCAAACCAATTTCTTCAAGGTTTGAACCGGGAAGACCAG CTTCAGCCGAACCAAGGGATTCTCGAACTATG ATGAAGGCCATGCCAACTTGCAGAAAGCAGAGTATTAATAAGCATGGATCAAAGAAGATTATTAAAGAGATACCAACATCCCCAAGAATGCAG TTGAAACATATGGGTGAAAGTAGGGAACATTATTCATCTTCATCCCTCAAACCATTCAAGACCTCAAAGCAGATTTCAAAAAATTCAACTAAGATAGCTTCCTCGGATGAAAAGCATGTCAAACTTGGATGCAGGTCTGCAGTTTCGGCTTCGG CAGAAAGTTTGGGGAAGTTGAAGAAACCAAGTTTAAGGCAGTCGTTAAATTCCATCCATAGCTCAACTCAGTCATTTAGATCACCTCTATCACACAGTACAACATTGAACGCCAGTCGCCGCCCTCCGTCTGAGATAACCATTCGGAAATCACCTCCAACTTTTAGAAGAAGAGTTAACTCCCGAGGTTCGAATATACTTGTCGCTGGTGCATCATCAACAACTCCATTGATGAAGACGAAGGCAGGCAAGACGGAAGTGGGAAGTTCTTGCCAGTCCACCACACCACCATCCTCATGGAATGGGACACCATCACCAGCAAGCTCAATTGATGAATGGCAATTAGAGTTTTCATCGACCTCTGCAACTCAAAGAATTAATAGAGGCAAACGTAGTCCATATTCCAGTCTTGGAAGTTCTCTAAAAGAGAACAAGAATCAAGAATCGATAGTAAATCGACGACAACAAAAACACCATAAAGAAGGCAATGCTGATACATCAAGTATATTGAGAGAAGTAAAACCATCAGGCCTGAGAATGCCGTCGCCGAAACTCGGCTTTTTTGACGTG GAAAATATGTTAGAGTTGGCTACTGATACTGATGCCAAGCGGGATGTTGGTGCACGTCGTACTCGTTATACTAAGCTTCTTTCTCCTAGAACTCAACCCAGCAACGATATTCGGAATCGTAAAAACGGAGCAACACCGGTGTCCTTCTCAACCAGAAAAAGTA